In Chryseobacterium gleum, a single genomic region encodes these proteins:
- a CDS encoding succinate dehydrogenase/fumarate reductase iron-sulfur subunit, giving the protein MSAKKGLHLTLKIWRQKNSKTKGQFETYKISDVSTDSSFLEMLDILNENLINEGKEPIAFDHDCREGICGMCSLYINGRAHGPDTGITTCQLHMRMFKDGETIVIEPWRSAAFPVIKDLMVDRSAFDRVMAAGGFISVNTSGNTLDANAIPVPKEDADRAMDAAACIGCGACVATCKNGSAMLFVGAKVSQYALLPQGRVEAKRRVLNMVKAMDEEGFGNCSNTGACEVECPKGISLENIARMNREYMAALVDQG; this is encoded by the coding sequence ATGAGTGCAAAAAAAGGCTTACATCTTACGCTGAAAATTTGGAGACAAAAAAATAGTAAAACTAAAGGTCAGTTTGAGACCTATAAAATATCAGATGTATCTACAGACTCTTCATTTTTAGAGATGCTGGATATTCTGAACGAAAATTTAATTAACGAAGGTAAAGAACCTATCGCTTTCGATCACGACTGTCGTGAAGGAATCTGCGGGATGTGTTCCCTTTACATCAATGGTAGAGCTCACGGGCCGGATACAGGAATTACTACCTGCCAGCTTCACATGAGAATGTTCAAAGATGGTGAAACTATCGTTATCGAACCATGGAGAAGTGCTGCTTTCCCGGTTATCAAAGACTTAATGGTGGACAGAAGCGCATTCGACAGAGTAATGGCCGCAGGTGGTTTCATTTCTGTGAATACTTCTGGTAATACATTGGATGCTAATGCTATTCCGGTTCCGAAAGAAGATGCTGACAGAGCAATGGATGCTGCGGCTTGTATCGGATGTGGTGCTTGTGTAGCTACATGTAAAAACGGATCAGCAATGCTTTTCGTAGGAGCTAAGGTTTCTCAGTACGCATTGCTTCCTCAAGGTAGAGTAGAAGCTAAGAGAAGAGTTCTGAACATGGTAAAAGCTATGGATGAAGAAGGATTCGGTAACTGTTCAAACACAGGTGCGTGTGAAGTAGAATGTCCTAAAGGGATTTCGCTTGAAAACATTGCAAGAATGAACAGAGAATACATGGCTGCTCTTGTAGATCAAGGATAG
- a CDS encoding TlpA family protein disulfide reductase, with the protein MKKYLLLFIIAFFVMSCSKKVEVKGKITGSSPLERIEFVEASGVGTLPLINIGLDKDGNFSGNFEAPKDGMYVINYAGRQNLIYLEGGQKVNISGNGATFPNEFVITGDAKKNNDFLTASQKFLAEYGTKVNLQVLMSGDEAAFLKGMHKIENDINKNVDDLAKKNNPSKALLEWKKNDVKVTILNLLANYEMSHGPMSGNPSYKASKAFKDYETQLETDKDAMVKTIPLYRQYLLVKMTPDFQKYAEANSKGKTGITTSEMFAQYLKTKKDLSQTAKDYLLAFVMAQADIHPTTPAANIDKIKKIIDSDIKDATIKSDLLKMQVAITGLKIGEAAPEATLVKQDGKAYKLSENKGKPYMLFFYASWNPYISEATVPVLKEVVNFYKSKMNFVYVNVDDTKDQFIKTSNSLLKGIQGVNVYGEGGLNSDIAKKYGVYGFKLPCFVIIDKDGKIASRSFVNLGEQELVTILDKQTGLSAPKVDPNVQMQPQLQLDPSAAQQKAPQPANPQPAPTK; encoded by the coding sequence ATGAAAAAATATCTTTTATTGTTTATCATCGCATTTTTTGTGATGTCTTGTTCAAAAAAAGTAGAAGTAAAAGGAAAAATTACTGGAAGCTCACCATTAGAAAGAATTGAATTTGTAGAAGCTTCAGGAGTAGGAACCCTGCCTTTAATTAATATAGGTCTGGATAAAGACGGAAACTTTTCAGGAAATTTTGAAGCTCCTAAAGATGGTATGTACGTAATCAACTATGCGGGCAGACAAAACCTGATCTATCTTGAAGGAGGACAAAAAGTAAATATCTCCGGAAACGGAGCTACTTTCCCAAATGAATTCGTCATTACCGGAGATGCTAAAAAGAACAATGATTTCCTTACAGCTTCTCAGAAGTTTTTAGCTGAATATGGTACTAAGGTTAACTTACAGGTATTAATGAGTGGAGATGAAGCTGCATTTTTGAAAGGGATGCACAAAATTGAAAATGATATTAATAAAAATGTAGATGATCTTGCAAAAAAGAATAATCCAAGTAAAGCACTTTTAGAATGGAAGAAAAACGATGTGAAAGTAACCATTCTTAATTTACTTGCCAATTATGAAATGTCTCACGGGCCAATGTCCGGAAACCCTTCTTACAAAGCTTCTAAAGCTTTCAAAGATTACGAAACACAGTTAGAAACTGATAAAGATGCGATGGTGAAAACTATTCCTCTTTACAGACAGTATCTTCTTGTAAAAATGACTCCAGATTTCCAGAAATATGCTGAAGCAAACAGCAAGGGAAAAACAGGAATTACAACTTCTGAGATGTTCGCTCAGTATTTAAAAACTAAGAAAGATTTGTCTCAGACTGCAAAAGATTATCTTTTGGCATTTGTAATGGCTCAGGCTGATATTCATCCTACAACTCCTGCTGCAAACATTGATAAGATTAAAAAGATTATCGATTCAGATATTAAAGATGCTACGATTAAAAGTGATCTTTTAAAAATGCAGGTGGCTATTACAGGACTTAAAATCGGAGAAGCAGCTCCTGAAGCGACTTTGGTAAAACAAGACGGAAAGGCATATAAACTTTCTGAAAACAAAGGTAAACCTTATATGCTGTTCTTCTATGCTTCATGGAATCCTTACATCAGCGAAGCTACAGTACCAGTATTGAAAGAAGTGGTGAACTTCTACAAGTCTAAAATGAATTTTGTATATGTAAACGTTGACGATACAAAAGATCAGTTCATTAAGACAAGCAACTCTCTGTTAAAAGGAATTCAGGGAGTAAATGTTTACGGAGAAGGAGGTTTGAACTCTGATATTGCTAAGAAATATGGAGTATACGGATTCAAATTACCTTGCTTTGTCATCATTGATAAAGATGGTAAAATTGCCAGCAGATCTTTCGTAAATCTTGGTGAGCAGGAATTAGTAACTATTCTGGATAAACAAACAGGTCTTTCAGCGCCAAAAGTAGATCCGAATGTTCAAATGCAGCCACAATTACAGCTTGATCCTTCTGCCGCACAGCAGAAAGCTCCACAGCCAGCAAATCCGCAGCCGGCTCCGACAAAATAA